In the genome of Phacochoerus africanus isolate WHEZ1 chromosome 10, ROS_Pafr_v1, whole genome shotgun sequence, one region contains:
- the LOC125137836 gene encoding collagen alpha-1(III) chain-like — translation MPGSSGQPGGQGAGVPEGAALDPVPSPGLRGIGQQPPGGSGSPPRPGRPASPSDGDQPGARRLGVPPLGLEVRPPGAGCPSISGHPARRLRAGCPGDFGGKCDPAPAGEPAGCATQVLGGHLPRAHAKASHHPAASCQPRREARPTRRPARLKPRPRPREPHVPRAQEMGALGALSLIRGAATGLIAWLSRPAPLHSHSPVAVTAP, via the coding sequence ATGCCTGGGTCGAGCGGGCAGCCAGGCGGCCAAGGGGCAGGGGTCCCGGAAGGAGCCGCGCTGGACCCCGTCCCGTCCCCCGGGCTCCGTGGCATCGGACAGCAACCTCCCGGCGGCTCGGGGTCCCCACCAAGGCCTGGGCGTCCAGCCTCACCCAGCGACGGGGACCAGCCCGGAGCCCGGCGGCTCGGGGTCCCTCCCCTTGGCCTCGAGGTGCGGCCGCCTGGAGCAGGCTGTCCCTCGATAAGCGGCCACCCTGCCCGCCGGCTCCGTGCCGGCTGCCCTGGAGATTTCGGGGGCAAATGCGATCCGGCCCCAGCAGGGGAGCCAGCGGGGTGCGCAACCCAGGTACTGGGAGGCCACCTTCCGCGCGCCCATGCCAAGGCCAGTCACCATCCTGCGGCGAGCTGTCAGCCCAGGCGAGAAGCCCGCCCCACCCGCCGCCCTGCCCGGCTGaagccccggccccggccccgggagCCACACGTCCCGCGGGCACAGGAGATGGGGGCCCTGGGCGCTCTCTCCCTAATCAGAGGGGCCGCGACAGGTTTGATTGCTTGGCTCAGCCGACCTGCCCCTCTGCACTCGCACTCCCCCGTTGCCGTCACGGCCCCCTGA